One window of Streptomyces sp. SUK 48 genomic DNA carries:
- a CDS encoding alpha/beta fold hydrolase — protein sequence MSPAAAGRDLCVCFPAAGGGGAPLTLMSDAAARLGLTVLALPNAESVTDLDSGDWERRSVEAVRRAADRGAARRVVLAGHSMGGLSAIRLLPALGMRGSRPIGALVINTPCPDSSGRIPTMSRLPDPEIARILAHDGFPQEVLDDENMLAEIATGLRGDTVVADRLADRLDPADRLTDLHVLCGRDDRFIPPERCAAWAGRVAGEFHLTVVPGGHSPDPSWAPALDRALTGVLATVAAEKEAA from the coding sequence GTGAGCCCGGCCGCCGCGGGCCGGGACCTGTGCGTCTGCTTCCCGGCCGCCGGGGGCGGCGGCGCCCCGCTCACCCTGATGAGCGACGCCGCCGCCCGGCTGGGGCTGACCGTGCTGGCCCTGCCGAACGCCGAGTCCGTGACCGACCTCGACTCGGGGGACTGGGAGCGGCGGAGCGTCGAGGCGGTGCGGCGCGCGGCGGACCGCGGCGCCGCCCGCCGCGTCGTCCTCGCCGGACACTCCATGGGCGGACTGTCCGCCATCCGTCTGCTCCCGGCCCTCGGCATGCGAGGCAGCCGCCCGATCGGGGCACTGGTGATCAATACGCCCTGCCCCGACTCCTCAGGACGCATACCGACGATGTCACGACTGCCCGATCCCGAGATCGCCCGGATCCTCGCCCACGACGGCTTTCCCCAGGAGGTGCTCGACGACGAGAACATGCTGGCGGAGATCGCCACCGGCCTGCGCGGCGACACCGTGGTGGCCGACCGCCTGGCCGACCGCCTGGACCCCGCCGACCGCCTCACCGACCTGCATGTGCTGTGCGGCCGGGACGACCGGTTCATCCCGCCCGAACGCTGCGCCGCCTGGGCCGGACGGGTGGCGGGGGAGTTCCACCTGACGGTCGTCCCCGGCGGGCACAGTCCGGACCCGTCCTGGGCCCCCGCCCTCGATCGCGCCCTCACCGGCGTGCTCGCCACCGTCGCGGCCGAGAAGGAGGCGGCATGA
- a CDS encoding APC family permease produces the protein MSGLQKSLGGAVGTFLALSTILGSGMMILPGTSYQELGRSAWLPWAVAAVSVIPLLYCYAWLGRRHPSASGVAHYSEVAFGRPVGRSAGLLATLALVAGIPATAITGGRYVAQFSGLPSLAWLFPVAVLAAATLIGCLGTNVSGKVQVTLVLALFALITCTALVALGVHGVRAPGTAVPPLGKLGGVLTAVYVAFTGWETVAFTFEEHKRPDAIPRIFAASYVIVVALYGLVLLGLFSAVDPGDKALDQAPLLRLAERSLGELGRPVTLALVVAAIAANVCASVLALSRLVYGMARSGYLPGPLARVRTRDGNPVTSVVAVGAVLTLIALLGSTGVMSFQLLFVLSGGIYFVLYGLGAASYSKLAGPGAPRAVAVLCAVTVVAVTALAGPPMWWCWALFAAVWLATAALARRRPSRVEPEYESADR, from the coding sequence ATGAGCGGACTCCAGAAGTCGCTGGGCGGCGCCGTCGGCACCTTCCTCGCGCTCTCCACCATCCTGGGCAGCGGGATGATGATCCTGCCCGGCACCAGCTACCAGGAGCTGGGCCGCTCCGCGTGGCTGCCCTGGGCCGTCGCCGCCGTGTCGGTCATCCCGCTGCTGTACTGCTACGCCTGGCTGGGCCGCCGCCACCCGTCGGCCTCCGGGGTCGCCCACTACTCGGAGGTGGCCTTCGGGCGGCCGGTCGGGCGCTCCGCCGGACTGCTGGCCACCCTCGCGCTGGTCGCCGGCATCCCGGCGACCGCCATCACCGGCGGCCGCTACGTCGCCCAGTTCTCCGGACTGCCGAGCCTGGCCTGGCTCTTCCCGGTCGCCGTCCTCGCCGCCGCCACCCTGATCGGCTGCCTGGGCACCAACGTCTCCGGGAAGGTCCAGGTCACCCTGGTGCTCGCCCTGTTCGCCCTGATCACCTGCACGGCCCTGGTCGCGCTCGGGGTGCACGGGGTGCGCGCGCCGGGCACCGCGGTACCGCCGCTGGGCAAACTGGGCGGCGTCCTCACGGCCGTCTACGTCGCCTTCACCGGCTGGGAGACCGTGGCCTTCACCTTCGAGGAGCACAAACGCCCGGACGCCATCCCGCGCATTTTCGCCGCCTCCTACGTCATCGTGGTCGCCCTGTACGGCCTGGTGCTGCTCGGCCTGTTCAGCGCGGTGGACCCCGGTGACAAGGCCCTGGACCAGGCGCCGCTGCTCCGGCTGGCGGAGCGCTCGCTCGGGGAGCTGGGCCGGCCGGTGACGCTGGCGCTGGTCGTCGCCGCCATCGCCGCGAACGTGTGCGCTTCCGTACTCGCCCTGTCCCGGCTGGTCTACGGCATGGCGCGCAGCGGCTACCTGCCCGGCCCGCTGGCCCGGGTACGCACCCGGGACGGCAACCCGGTGACCTCCGTGGTGGCGGTCGGCGCCGTCCTGACCCTGATCGCGCTCCTGGGCTCCACGGGCGTCATGTCCTTCCAGCTGCTCTTCGTGCTCTCCGGCGGGATCTACTTCGTGCTCTACGGGCTGGGAGCGGCCTCGTACTCGAAGCTGGCCGGGCCCGGCGCGCCCCGCGCGGTCGCCGTGCTCTGCGCGGTCACGGTGGTCGCGGTGACCGCGCTCGCCGGCCCGCCGATGTGGTGGTGCTGGGCGTTGTTCGCCGCCGTCTGGCTGGCCACCGCCGCCCTCGCCCGGCGGCGCCCGTCGAGGGTCGAACCCGAATACGAGAGCGCGGACCGGTGA
- a CDS encoding alpha/beta fold hydrolase, which yields MDDVTTVFFPGAGSFGTEFRPLTKELGRASLAVRYPGRPGRDFGVPADSFDAVTGACADQIRRRRAARVLLFGHSYGAYVAYATAARLRAAGTEVTALVAVGAAGPARLRVPAAAAAGPDGAAAFLDRADPGALAGAPSDDWRAAVAETAAQDLALLRRFDPAAVPGLHCPVLAARGAEDPLTTDDTIAAWQHTTTGPFSRRIFPGGHSDLLGTPACAAWLLDVQRTACVGPA from the coding sequence ATGGACGACGTCACTACCGTGTTCTTCCCCGGCGCCGGCTCTTTCGGCACCGAGTTCCGCCCGCTGACGAAGGAACTGGGCCGGGCGTCCTTGGCGGTGCGCTATCCGGGACGGCCCGGCCGGGACTTCGGCGTCCCGGCCGATTCCTTCGACGCGGTGACGGGCGCCTGCGCCGACCAGATCCGGCGCCGGCGCGCCGCCCGGGTCCTGCTGTTCGGTCACAGCTACGGCGCGTACGTCGCCTACGCCACCGCCGCCCGGCTGCGTGCGGCCGGTACGGAGGTCACCGCGCTGGTGGCGGTGGGCGCCGCCGGCCCCGCCCGGCTGCGGGTGCCGGCAGCGGCCGCGGCCGGTCCGGACGGGGCGGCGGCCTTCCTGGACCGGGCGGACCCCGGCGCCCTGGCCGGGGCACCGTCGGACGACTGGCGCGCCGCGGTCGCCGAGACGGCCGCCCAGGACCTGGCCCTGCTCCGGCGGTTCGACCCCGCGGCCGTTCCCGGTCTGCACTGCCCGGTGCTGGCCGCTCGGGGTGCCGAGGACCCGCTGACCACGGACGACACGATCGCCGCGTGGCAGCACACCACGACCGGCCCGTTCAGCCGCCGCATCTTCCCGGGCGGCCACTCCGACCTGCTCGGCACGCCCGCGTGCGCCGCATGGCTCCTCGACGTCCAGCGGACGGCGTGCGTCGGACCGGCCTGA
- a CDS encoding TetR/AcrR family transcriptional regulator produces the protein MVYRRTERTKRHAQTKEEAFVRAAHALVAQEGFAGAKVAAVAGACGVSAGSLYSYFGSRDELLAQVFRRAAGRELDAVRAAVDAAPGDPEARLRAFADTFTGRALRGRRLAWSLLFEPVSPVVERERLVYRREYAQLCEGVIRDGVAAGRFARQNAAVAAGAVIGAISEALVGRLSPEVAQKTEVPDARLVAEIRDFCLRALGRAPS, from the coding sequence ATGGTGTATCGGCGTACGGAACGCACGAAGCGGCACGCGCAGACGAAGGAAGAGGCGTTCGTGCGTGCCGCGCACGCGTTGGTGGCACAGGAGGGCTTCGCCGGGGCGAAGGTGGCCGCGGTGGCCGGCGCGTGCGGAGTGAGCGCGGGCTCGCTCTACTCGTACTTCGGCAGCAGGGACGAACTGCTGGCACAGGTCTTCCGGCGGGCCGCGGGGCGTGAACTGGACGCCGTGCGCGCCGCGGTGGACGCCGCGCCCGGGGACCCCGAGGCCCGGCTCAGGGCGTTCGCGGACACGTTCACGGGGCGTGCCCTGCGCGGCCGGCGGCTGGCGTGGTCCCTGCTCTTCGAACCGGTCTCGCCGGTGGTGGAACGCGAACGGCTGGTGTACCGGCGGGAGTACGCGCAGCTGTGCGAGGGCGTCATCCGGGACGGCGTCGCGGCCGGGCGGTTCGCCCGGCAGAACGCGGCGGTGGCGGCCGGCGCCGTCATCGGCGCCATCTCCGAGGCGCTGGTCGGCAGGCTCTCACCGGAGGTCGCGCAGAAGACGGAGGTACCGGACGCGCGACTGGTCGCCGAGATCCGCGACTTCTGCCTCCGGGCCCTCGGCCGCGCACCCTCCTGA
- a CDS encoding SRPBCC family protein, producing the protein MIERLLALRETRRDEKMLDEVVTIPVSKYTDEALLEREIASAFSHYPLVAGHASALGEPGAYLTSDWDRFPYVVVRGEDGRVRAFYNQCRHRGARLADQPTGTVQNFICPFHGWVYGLDGTLKGITRAHDFPGVKTCDYGLVELPAAESGGLIWVGRTPGETLDIPGFLGTFHDDLVNFDVASLVRYKKTKVIKEANWKLLIKTYLEGYHVPYLHRDTLAFAFKKGVIAHDEDGPHIRLSAARTNIGETALKPQEEWRVLDYASVYYTLFPNTFFILHPDYVSINTFWPLAANRTIWTHEMLYRDGDFAGSAGQSALAKRFEFTNDTVFDQEDFAIAENVQRHLLHGGSDHHVLGLAEGLLAMFQQNIDERLTDPDADTPTTPRASGRHA; encoded by the coding sequence ATGATCGAGCGTCTTCTCGCGCTGCGCGAGACGCGCCGTGACGAGAAGATGCTGGACGAGGTCGTCACGATCCCGGTCAGCAAGTACACCGACGAGGCGCTCCTGGAGCGGGAGATCGCCTCGGCCTTCTCGCACTACCCGCTGGTCGCGGGGCACGCCTCGGCGCTCGGCGAACCCGGGGCCTACCTCACCAGCGACTGGGACCGGTTCCCCTATGTCGTCGTCAGGGGAGAGGACGGCCGGGTCCGCGCCTTCTACAACCAGTGCCGCCACCGCGGAGCCCGCCTCGCCGACCAGCCGACGGGAACGGTGCAGAACTTCATCTGCCCCTTCCACGGCTGGGTCTACGGCCTCGACGGCACCCTGAAGGGCATCACCCGGGCGCACGACTTCCCCGGCGTCAAGACCTGCGACTACGGCCTGGTGGAACTGCCCGCCGCGGAGTCGGGCGGCCTGATCTGGGTCGGCCGCACCCCCGGCGAGACGCTCGACATCCCCGGGTTCCTCGGGACGTTCCACGACGACCTGGTGAACTTCGACGTGGCCTCGCTCGTCCGGTACAAGAAGACCAAGGTGATCAAGGAGGCCAACTGGAAGCTGCTGATCAAGACGTATCTGGAGGGCTATCACGTCCCGTATCTGCACCGGGACACCCTCGCCTTCGCCTTCAAGAAGGGCGTGATCGCGCACGACGAGGACGGACCGCACATCCGGCTGTCCGCGGCGCGCACCAACATCGGCGAGACGGCCCTGAAGCCGCAGGAGGAGTGGCGCGTCCTGGACTACGCCTCGGTGTACTACACACTCTTCCCCAACACCTTCTTCATCCTGCATCCCGACTACGTGTCCATCAACACCTTCTGGCCCCTGGCCGCCAACCGCACGATCTGGACCCACGAGATGCTCTACCGCGACGGCGACTTCGCCGGGTCCGCCGGACAGAGCGCGCTCGCCAAGCGCTTCGAGTTCACCAATGACACGGTCTTCGACCAGGAGGACTTCGCCATCGCCGAGAACGTGCAGCGGCATCTGCTCCACGGGGGCAGCGACCACCACGTACTCGGCCTGGCGGAGGGCCTGCTCGCGATGTTCCAGCAGAACATCGACGAACGGCTGACCGACCCGGACGCGGACACCCCCACCACCCCCCGAGCATCAGGACGGCACGCATGA
- a CDS encoding PaaI family thioesterase, producing the protein MTMDHAAFAQSIFKAQPFSMFLGAELTSAGPDSAEIRVANRPEIQQQHGFVHGGVLSYLADNALTFAGGLALGGDALTAEYKINYVRPAVGEFVVARAEATVTTRRQAVCQCSVYVVSEQGEERLVAVAQGTIVRAGKQED; encoded by the coding sequence ATGACCATGGACCACGCCGCTTTCGCACAGAGCATCTTCAAGGCCCAGCCGTTCAGCATGTTCCTGGGCGCTGAACTCACCTCCGCGGGACCCGACTCGGCCGAGATCCGCGTCGCCAACCGGCCCGAGATCCAGCAGCAGCACGGCTTCGTGCACGGGGGGGTGCTCAGCTACCTGGCCGACAACGCGCTGACCTTCGCGGGCGGACTCGCCCTGGGCGGTGACGCGCTCACCGCCGAATACAAGATCAACTATGTGCGGCCCGCCGTGGGCGAGTTCGTCGTCGCACGCGCCGAGGCGACCGTCACGACCCGGCGTCAGGCCGTGTGCCAGTGCTCGGTCTACGTCGTCTCGGAGCAGGGGGAGGAGCGCTTGGTCGCCGTCGCGCAGGGGACGATCGTACGGGCGGGCAAGCAGGAGGACTGA
- a CDS encoding AMP-binding protein: protein MNLTWMLEASARGCGEKPALVSDSGSMTYAELLAASKRAAAVLRERGVRPGDRVGVMTYNTPAFAVAAFGIWRAGAALVPVNHKLTAHELAYVAGHAKLRVAVVSEELAGRVREGAPEADVLITDDAGGGEFDRLVAGAPEWEGAEVGPEAVAQVLYTSGTTGAPKGCLHSHRGLSAVPAYTTAAAGLRREDRFLLAMPIWHASPLNNWFLSMIYLGGTVVLLKEYEPLAFLEAVRRHRVTAFFGAPIAYLAPLKALPAAGADLSGFDLSSVRLWAYGGASLGAETVRTLEAAYGPDRFCQVYGMSEMGPVGAVLRPQEQLAKAGSIGAGGMPGVDIRVVRDDGADAGAGETGELWLRSGTRMLGYLDDPEATERAFAGDWYRSGDLARVDEDGYLFIVGRIKDVVITGGENVYAPEVEEAILRYPAIRDAAVVGRTHPDWGETVVAVVEADAAVTLEELRGFLATRLAKYKIPRELVVVPSLPRTPSGKVQKHILREQVRTGS from the coding sequence GTGAACCTGACATGGATGCTGGAGGCGTCGGCCCGCGGTTGCGGTGAGAAGCCGGCCCTCGTCTCCGACTCGGGGTCGATGACGTACGCCGAGTTGCTCGCGGCCTCGAAGCGCGCCGCCGCCGTGCTGCGGGAGCGCGGGGTGCGGCCGGGCGATCGCGTGGGGGTGATGACGTACAACACCCCCGCCTTCGCCGTGGCGGCCTTCGGAATCTGGCGGGCCGGGGCGGCACTGGTGCCGGTCAATCACAAGTTGACCGCGCACGAACTGGCGTATGTCGCAGGGCATGCGAAGCTGCGGGTCGCCGTCGTCTCGGAGGAGCTGGCCGGGCGCGTGCGCGAGGGCGCCCCCGAGGCCGATGTCCTCATCACGGACGACGCCGGTGGCGGCGAGTTCGACCGGCTGGTCGCCGGAGCACCGGAATGGGAGGGTGCGGAGGTCGGTCCCGAGGCCGTCGCGCAGGTGCTGTACACCTCCGGGACGACCGGCGCGCCCAAGGGCTGCCTGCACTCGCACCGCGGGCTGTCCGCCGTGCCCGCGTACACCACGGCGGCCGCGGGGCTGCGCCGCGAGGACCGGTTCCTGCTGGCCATGCCGATCTGGCACGCCTCGCCGCTGAACAACTGGTTCCTGTCGATGATCTACCTGGGCGGCACCGTCGTCCTGCTGAAGGAGTACGAGCCGCTCGCCTTCCTGGAGGCCGTGCGCAGGCACCGGGTCACCGCCTTCTTCGGCGCCCCCATCGCCTACCTCGCCCCGCTGAAGGCGCTGCCCGCTGCGGGGGCCGACCTGTCCGGCTTCGATCTGTCGAGCGTGCGGCTGTGGGCCTACGGCGGGGCGTCGCTGGGCGCCGAGACGGTACGGACGCTGGAGGCGGCGTACGGCCCGGACCGTTTCTGCCAGGTGTACGGGATGAGCGAGATGGGGCCGGTGGGTGCGGTGCTCCGCCCGCAGGAGCAGCTCGCCAAGGCGGGGTCGATCGGGGCGGGCGGCATGCCGGGCGTGGACATCCGCGTGGTCAGGGACGACGGCGCGGACGCCGGGGCCGGCGAGACCGGGGAGCTGTGGCTGCGCTCGGGGACCCGGATGCTGGGGTATCTCGACGATCCGGAAGCGACCGAGCGTGCCTTCGCGGGCGACTGGTACCGGTCCGGGGATCTCGCGCGGGTGGACGAGGACGGCTACCTGTTCATCGTCGGCCGGATCAAGGACGTGGTCATCACCGGCGGGGAGAACGTCTACGCGCCCGAGGTGGAGGAGGCGATCCTGCGGTATCCGGCGATCCGGGACGCCGCCGTCGTCGGGCGGACGCACCCCGACTGGGGCGAGACCGTCGTCGCCGTGGTCGAGGCCGACGCGGCGGTGACGCTGGAGGAGTTGCGCGGCTTTCTCGCCACCCGGCTGGCGAAGTACAAGATTCCCCGGGAGCTGGTGGTGGTGCCGTCGCTGCCGCGCACGCCCTCCGGCAAGGTGCAGAAGCACATCCTGCGCGAGCAGGTGCGGACCGGCTCCTGA
- a CDS encoding saccharopine dehydrogenase C-terminal domain-containing protein, whose translation MRVLLVGAGGVGTAVTRIAARRGFLAHMVVADYDLARAEAAVAALDDPGGRFSPCRLDASDEEAVRRLLVARRCDVLLNATDPRFVMPLFNAALAAGTHYLDMAMSLSVPHPAAPYEQCGVKLGDEQFARAGDWQDAGRLALVGMGVEPGLSDVFARYAADELFDEIEELGVRDGANLTVEGYDFAPSFSIWTTIEECLNPPVVYEKDRGWFTTAPFSEPEVFDFPAGIGPVECVNVEHEEVLLMPRWVDARRVTFKYGLGDDFIAKLQTLHALGLDSTAKVAVPGADGPVEVSPRDVVAACLPDPATLGDRMKGKTCAGTWVKGTKDGAAREVYLYHVVDNEWSMREYGSQAVVWQTAVNPVIALELIASGAWQGTGVLGPEALPPRPFLDLLIEYGTPWGLREER comes from the coding sequence ATGCGCGTACTCCTCGTCGGTGCGGGCGGTGTCGGAACCGCCGTCACCCGTATCGCAGCCCGTCGCGGCTTCCTGGCCCACATGGTCGTCGCCGACTACGACCTCGCCCGTGCCGAGGCGGCCGTCGCCGCGCTCGACGACCCCGGCGGCCGTTTCAGCCCGTGCCGTCTGGACGCCTCCGACGAGGAGGCGGTACGGCGTCTCCTCGTCGCGCGGCGCTGCGACGTCCTGCTCAACGCGACCGACCCGCGCTTCGTGATGCCGCTGTTCAACGCGGCGCTCGCCGCGGGCACGCACTATCTGGACATGGCGATGTCGCTGTCCGTGCCGCACCCGGCCGCCCCGTACGAGCAGTGCGGGGTGAAGCTCGGCGACGAGCAGTTCGCCCGCGCCGGGGACTGGCAGGATGCCGGCCGTCTCGCCCTGGTCGGGATGGGAGTGGAGCCGGGTCTGTCGGATGTCTTCGCCCGCTACGCCGCCGACGAGCTGTTCGACGAGATCGAGGAGCTCGGGGTCCGCGACGGCGCGAATCTCACCGTCGAGGGCTACGACTTCGCGCCGTCCTTCAGTATCTGGACGACCATCGAGGAGTGCCTCAACCCGCCCGTGGTCTACGAGAAGGACCGCGGCTGGTTCACCACGGCGCCGTTCAGCGAGCCGGAGGTCTTCGACTTCCCCGCGGGCATCGGCCCGGTGGAGTGCGTGAACGTCGAGCACGAGGAGGTGCTGCTGATGCCCCGCTGGGTGGACGCGCGCCGGGTGACGTTCAAGTACGGTCTGGGCGACGACTTCATCGCCAAACTCCAGACCCTCCACGCGCTGGGGCTCGACTCCACGGCGAAGGTCGCCGTCCCCGGCGCGGACGGACCGGTCGAGGTCTCCCCGCGCGACGTGGTCGCCGCCTGCCTGCCCGACCCCGCCACGCTCGGCGACCGGATGAAGGGCAAGACCTGCGCGGGCACGTGGGTCAAGGGCACCAAGGACGGCGCCGCGCGCGAGGTGTACCTGTACCACGTCGTCGACAACGAGTGGTCGATGCGCGAGTACGGCTCCCAGGCCGTGGTCTGGCAGACGGCCGTCAACCCGGTGATCGCCCTCGAACTGATCGCGAGCGGCGCGTGGCAGGGCACCGGTGTCCTCGGCCCCGAGGCGCTCCCGCCCCGGCCCTTCCTCGATCTGCTGATCGAGTACGGGACTCCGTGGGGGCTGCGCGAGGAGCGCTGA
- a CDS encoding TetR/AcrR family transcriptional regulator: protein MPKKVVPEAERRRRRPTRQGTVLSERLIVRTALRMLHEHGASGLTARRLGAALGADPSTLYRYFAGLDGLTRAIGEELMGRALDSWTPTGKWRADLRALGLAIHASYLAHPHAALLTASRVTGRPREIAVDETILGILRGAGFEDAEAVGVYHAFIDLALAFAALDAGALAIKDEVREADEEVWTSTYARLPAGTHPHIAATAHLLADRMNLSAYPVVLDTLLAQAETRLATARDRGTDAR from the coding sequence GTGCCCAAGAAGGTGGTTCCGGAGGCGGAACGGCGCCGGCGGCGGCCGACCCGGCAGGGCACCGTCCTGTCGGAGCGGCTGATCGTGCGGACGGCCCTGCGGATGCTGCACGAGCACGGAGCGTCCGGGCTGACCGCCCGCCGCCTGGGTGCCGCCCTGGGCGCCGACCCGAGCACGCTGTACCGCTACTTCGCCGGCCTGGACGGACTGACCCGGGCCATCGGCGAGGAGCTGATGGGCAGGGCCCTGGACAGCTGGACGCCCACCGGGAAGTGGCGCGCCGACCTGCGCGCCCTGGGCCTCGCCATTCACGCCTCGTACCTCGCCCACCCCCACGCCGCGCTGCTCACCGCCAGCCGGGTCACCGGCCGGCCCCGCGAGATCGCGGTCGACGAGACGATCCTCGGCATCCTGCGCGGGGCGGGCTTCGAGGACGCGGAGGCCGTCGGCGTGTACCACGCCTTCATCGACCTGGCGCTGGCCTTCGCCGCCCTGGACGCGGGCGCACTCGCCATCAAGGACGAGGTCAGGGAGGCCGACGAGGAAGTCTGGACCTCGACCTACGCCCGACTGCCCGCCGGGACCCATCCGCACATCGCCGCCACCGCGCACCTGCTGGCCGACCGCATGAACCTCAGCGCCTATCCGGTCGTACTGGACACCCTGCTGGCCCAGGCCGAGACCCGGCTGGCCACCGCGCGAGACAGGGGTACCGATGCGCGGTGA
- a CDS encoding CocE/NonD family hydrolase, whose amino-acid sequence MTHETNSPATGPARRNLLTIGAGAVLATGCSRLVAAPDLGASPSASGTAPGADLTPGAMTLFDNSAYNFNGLFALGASGAGAAEVGEVLTAVNAINKAGLSAQSYVTTFRRLGDRLMAAPESGVPDAQTTRFRALRAAQYYGQALFFVLGSDAPGDEERLYKAGRAAWDKFCSLCDPPPVTDRVPYGKTPLPVWFFRPDESGKRRPTVILTNGSDGQNVDMWTYGVPAALDRGWNALVYDGPGQGQLLFVDQVTFTPTWEKVVAPLIDWLSRRQDVDTGKIALTGLSMAGDLVPRAAAFEPRLAAAVAMPGCVEPWRGFPPEIREILRPGKAETNAIWNKEVVPHLPAADAATMKKRFEPFSVPAMLAARQGKVFTDFYTPARAVQALTVTDVVSRIRTPMLVLDYEGDQFYPGQARELYDKLTSPKDYVKLTAAEGAQLHCSPMAPQLHCEVVFDWLQETVRGGRS is encoded by the coding sequence GTGACGCACGAAACGAACAGCCCAGCGACCGGCCCCGCGAGGCGAAACCTGCTGACCATCGGCGCCGGAGCCGTCCTCGCCACGGGGTGCAGCCGCTTGGTGGCCGCCCCGGACCTCGGGGCGAGCCCGTCGGCCTCCGGCACCGCGCCGGGCGCGGATCTGACACCCGGAGCGATGACGCTCTTCGACAACTCGGCGTACAACTTCAACGGGCTCTTCGCCCTCGGCGCGTCGGGCGCGGGCGCGGCCGAGGTCGGCGAGGTGCTCACCGCCGTCAACGCGATCAACAAGGCGGGCCTGTCCGCGCAGTCGTACGTCACGACGTTCCGCCGGCTGGGCGACCGGCTCATGGCCGCACCTGAGAGCGGCGTACCGGACGCCCAGACCACGCGCTTCCGGGCCCTGCGCGCGGCGCAGTACTACGGCCAGGCGCTCTTCTTCGTCCTCGGCTCCGACGCGCCCGGCGACGAGGAACGGCTGTACAAGGCGGGGCGTGCCGCGTGGGACAAGTTCTGCTCGCTGTGCGACCCGCCGCCGGTGACGGACCGCGTCCCGTACGGGAAAACCCCCCTGCCGGTGTGGTTCTTCCGGCCCGACGAGTCCGGGAAGCGCCGGCCCACGGTCATCCTCACCAACGGCAGCGACGGCCAGAACGTCGACATGTGGACGTACGGCGTGCCCGCGGCGCTGGACCGGGGCTGGAACGCGCTCGTCTACGACGGCCCCGGGCAGGGACAGCTGCTCTTCGTCGACCAGGTGACCTTCACGCCCACCTGGGAGAAGGTCGTCGCGCCGCTGATCGACTGGCTGTCCCGGCGGCAGGACGTGGACACCGGGAAGATCGCGCTCACCGGGCTGAGCATGGCGGGCGATCTGGTGCCCCGGGCGGCCGCGTTCGAGCCACGGCTCGCCGCCGCCGTCGCGATGCCCGGCTGCGTGGAACCGTGGCGGGGCTTTCCCCCGGAGATCCGGGAGATCCTGCGGCCGGGCAAGGCGGAGACGAACGCCATCTGGAACAAGGAGGTCGTCCCACACCTGCCCGCGGCCGACGCGGCGACGATGAAGAAGCGCTTCGAGCCGTTCTCCGTCCCGGCGATGCTCGCCGCCCGGCAGGGGAAGGTGTTCACGGACTTCTACACACCGGCCCGGGCCGTCCAGGCGCTCACGGTCACGGACGTGGTGAGCAGGATCAGGACGCCGATGCTGGTCCTCGACTACGAGGGCGACCAGTTCTATCCGGGCCAGGCCCGCGAACTGTACGACAAGCTGACCTCCCCCAAGGACTACGTGAAACTCACCGCCGCCGAGGGCGCCCAGCTGCACTGCTCGCCGATGGCTCCCCAGCTCCACTGCGAGGTGGTCTTCGACTGGCTCCAGGAGACCGTGCGAGGCGGTCGGTCCTGA
- a CDS encoding SRPBCC family protein, with the protein MTSPGGRGTRAPAGTRTRELSESILIGASPERVYAAISDVRRVAGWSPECVGVLLLAGRGGPHTTFLGFNRNGGRRWFTHCRVTEANAPHEFAYRVSIAGLPLAVWGFRLTEAEGTGRIQVTQYWHDLRQGARGRAADLLGRVFAGTTPAERVRVNRAGMAATLHRLRSALETAPERPVP; encoded by the coding sequence ATGACGTCGCCGGGCGGACGGGGCACCCGCGCGCCGGCCGGGACGCGCACACGGGAACTGAGCGAGTCCATCCTGATCGGTGCCTCGCCCGAGCGGGTGTACGCGGCGATCAGCGATGTCCGGCGCGTGGCCGGCTGGAGCCCCGAGTGCGTCGGAGTCCTCCTCCTCGCCGGACGCGGCGGCCCTCACACCACGTTCCTCGGGTTCAACCGCAACGGCGGCCGGCGCTGGTTCACCCACTGCCGGGTGACCGAGGCGAACGCTCCGCACGAGTTCGCCTATCGCGTGTCGATCGCCGGACTGCCCCTCGCGGTCTGGGGTTTCCGCCTCACCGAGGCCGAGGGCACCGGACGGATCCAGGTCACCCAGTACTGGCACGACCTGCGCCAGGGCGCGCGGGGAAGGGCGGCCGACCTCCTCGGCAGGGTGTTCGCCGGCACGACGCCGGCCGAGCGGGTCCGGGTGAACCGCGCGGGCATGGCGGCGACTCTTCATCGCCTGCGGTCCGCGCTGGAGACCGCCCCGGAACGACCGGTTCCCTGA